A stretch of the Haloplanus aerogenes genome encodes the following:
- a CDS encoding nucleoside phosphorylase, whose product MTDDADDRQYHLDVAPGDVADTVLLPGDPDRVDVVTDHWDDAETVAEHREYRTSTGIYDGAPLSVTSTGIGSPSAAIAVEELARVGAETFIRVGSCGALQPEMDVGDLVITTGAVRGEGTSEEYVREDYPAVADHAVVSALVAAAERLGYDYHCGVTMSTDSFYAGQAREGFEGFEAAGTETLLDDLRAANVKNVEMEASAILTLANVYGLRAGAVCTVFANRSTGEFRTEGEGRAAEVGSLAAALLHEMDEKCADAGADAWHADLSL is encoded by the coding sequence ATGACCGACGACGCGGACGACCGCCAGTACCACCTCGACGTCGCGCCCGGCGACGTGGCCGACACCGTCTTACTTCCCGGCGACCCGGACCGCGTCGACGTGGTGACCGACCACTGGGACGACGCCGAGACGGTCGCCGAACACCGCGAGTACCGCACGTCGACCGGCATCTACGACGGCGCGCCGCTGTCGGTCACGTCGACCGGCATCGGGAGTCCGTCGGCGGCCATCGCCGTCGAAGAACTCGCTCGCGTCGGCGCGGAGACGTTCATCCGAGTCGGCTCCTGTGGTGCGCTCCAGCCGGAGATGGACGTGGGCGATCTCGTCATCACGACCGGCGCGGTCCGAGGCGAGGGGACGAGCGAGGAGTACGTCCGGGAGGACTACCCCGCTGTCGCCGACCACGCCGTCGTCTCGGCGCTGGTCGCGGCCGCCGAACGTCTCGGCTACGACTACCACTGCGGCGTGACGATGAGCACCGACAGTTTCTACGCGGGACAGGCCCGCGAGGGGTTCGAGGGGTTCGAGGCCGCGGGCACCGAGACGCTGCTCGACGACCTCCGCGCGGCGAACGTCAAGAACGTCGAGATGGAGGCGAGCGCCATCCTCACGCTGGCGAACGTCTACGGCCTCCGGGCCGGTGCCGTCTGCACCGTCTTCGCCAACCGTTCGACGGGCGAGTTCCGCACCGAAGGGGAGGGCCGAGCCGCCGAAGTCGGGAGTCTCGCCGCCGCGCTCCTTCACGAGATGGACGAAAAGTGTGCGGACGCCGGCGCCGACGCGTGGCACGCCGACCTCTCGCTCTAG
- a CDS encoding NAD(P)/FAD-dependent oxidoreductase, which translates to MTAQVVVLGSGYAGAGAVKRFEDVNDGTAELTWISEHDYHLVLHESHRVIRDTSVASKVTIPVDEIKSPETTFRQDRVTDIDVDERTVHCEDGEPVDYDYLLVALGSRTAFYGIEGLKEYAHTLKSLDDAREMHEDVAAAGSDATRSDPAQVVVGGAGLSGIQSAGEVAAYRDEHRAPIDVTLVEGLDEVFPGNDPELQGALRKRLEEAGVDIMCGEFVSKVDEDTIYVGGGEDEDPTELDYDVFLWTGGITGQEELEDASVDKDDRSNRVYADRDFRTSDERVFAIGDTALIEQGPEEFAPPTAQAAWQAAEVAGENLVRAAKGQSLRTWTYDDKGTLVSIGDEAVAHGVDVLPFNTFGGLGAETLKKFVAARWIADVSSIGRAIDAWSDM; encoded by the coding sequence ATGACTGCTCAGGTCGTCGTTCTCGGGTCCGGGTACGCGGGCGCGGGCGCCGTAAAACGGTTCGAAGACGTGAACGACGGGACTGCCGAGCTGACGTGGATCTCCGAACACGACTACCATCTCGTCCTCCACGAGTCACACCGTGTCATCCGGGACACGAGTGTCGCCTCCAAGGTCACCATCCCCGTCGACGAGATCAAGTCCCCGGAGACGACGTTCCGGCAGGATCGTGTCACCGACATCGACGTCGACGAGCGGACCGTCCACTGCGAGGACGGCGAGCCGGTCGACTACGACTATCTTCTGGTCGCGCTGGGGAGCCGCACCGCCTTCTACGGGATCGAGGGGCTGAAGGAGTACGCCCACACCCTCAAGAGCCTCGACGACGCGCGCGAGATGCACGAGGACGTGGCCGCCGCGGGGAGCGACGCCACTCGCTCCGACCCCGCACAGGTCGTCGTCGGCGGCGCCGGCCTCTCCGGTATCCAGTCTGCGGGCGAAGTCGCCGCCTATCGCGACGAACACCGCGCACCCATCGACGTGACGCTCGTCGAGGGCCTCGACGAGGTGTTCCCCGGGAACGACCCCGAACTGCAGGGGGCGCTCCGCAAGCGACTCGAAGAGGCCGGCGTCGACATCATGTGCGGCGAGTTCGTCTCGAAAGTCGACGAGGACACCATCTACGTCGGCGGCGGCGAGGACGAGGACCCGACGGAACTCGACTACGACGTCTTCCTCTGGACCGGCGGGATCACGGGACAGGAAGAACTCGAAGACGCCAGCGTCGACAAGGACGACCGGAGTAACCGGGTGTACGCCGACCGCGACTTCCGCACGAGCGACGAGCGCGTGTTCGCCATCGGTGACACCGCGCTGATCGAACAGGGGCCGGAGGAGTTCGCGCCGCCCACCGCACAGGCCGCGTGGCAGGCCGCCGAAGTCGCCGGCGAGAACCTCGTCCGGGCTGCGAAGGGGCAGTCGCTCCGAACGTGGACCTACGACGACAAGGGGACGCTCGTCTCCATCGGTGACGAGGCGGTCGCCCACGGTGTCGACGTACTGCCGTTCAACACGTTCGGCGGTCTCGGCGCCGAGACGCTCAAGAAGTTCGTCGCCGCGCGCTGGATCGCGGACGTTTCCTCTATCGGCCGGGCGATCGACGCCTGGTCGGACATGTAA
- a CDS encoding bile acid:sodium symporter family protein: MRLTTLVEDYLLLWVVLSVAIGITVPRIAVVTRASTLVLAVMIGSISLTLSVGQFRRVDRRTLGLVLVGHATMPLLAAGVARGLGLSPALTVGFVVLGAVTPELVTPVMTDLADGDTALATTVLVLVGLGSVGFVPVVVTILGGGVAVPVFPLVEQLLVAVVVPMVVAVGLRTWRPSRVGRYDDYYPAVSAVMVVLIIGGVTAANAGVVRSNMSLLVGVVIGAIALNGAGYGVGYLVGSRASRRARIASVLSVGMRDFAVAAALVIAAGLPTVSSLPAVAFGVVEMVSSAALAAWFAR; encoded by the coding sequence ATGCGACTGACCACCCTCGTCGAGGACTACCTCCTCCTCTGGGTCGTTCTCTCGGTCGCTATCGGAATCACCGTCCCACGAATCGCCGTCGTGACGCGGGCCTCGACGCTCGTGCTCGCGGTGATGATCGGGAGCATCTCGCTGACGCTTTCGGTCGGGCAGTTCCGGCGCGTCGACCGCCGAACGCTCGGCCTCGTTCTCGTCGGCCACGCGACGATGCCGTTGCTGGCCGCCGGCGTGGCCCGGGGACTCGGGCTGTCGCCAGCCCTTACCGTCGGCTTCGTCGTGCTGGGAGCGGTGACGCCAGAACTCGTGACGCCGGTGATGACCGACCTCGCCGACGGCGACACGGCACTGGCGACGACGGTACTCGTTCTCGTCGGTCTCGGGAGTGTCGGCTTCGTCCCCGTGGTCGTCACGATTCTCGGCGGCGGCGTCGCCGTGCCGGTGTTCCCACTCGTCGAACAGTTGCTCGTGGCCGTCGTCGTGCCGATGGTCGTCGCGGTGGGTCTGCGGACGTGGCGTCCGTCCCGCGTCGGCCGCTACGACGACTACTATCCGGCGGTGTCGGCCGTGATGGTCGTGCTCATCATCGGCGGTGTGACGGCCGCCAACGCTGGCGTCGTCCGCTCGAACATGTCGCTGTTGGTCGGCGTGGTGATAGGTGCCATCGCCCTGAACGGCGCCGGCTACGGTGTCGGCTATCTCGTCGGGAGTCGGGCGTCCAGACGGGCGCGTATCGCGTCGGTACTCTCGGTCGGCATGCGGGATTTCGCCGTCGCGGCGGCACTCGTGATCGCCGCTGGCCTGCCGACAGTGTCGTCCCTCCCGGCGGTCGCGTTCGGCGTCGTCGAAATGGTGTCGAGCGCGGCGCTCGCGGCGTGGTTCGCTCGCTGA
- a CDS encoding Rrf2 family transcriptional regulator, translated as MSSIELTSSQKTILTALINLHRETEDAVKGEDIAEEVDRNPGTIRNQMQSLKALQLVEGVPGPKGGYKPTANAYEALDVDQMDEPAAVPLLHNGEPVDTANVGEIDLSSVHHPDLCRAEIHVQGSVREFHEGDKVRVGPTPLSKLVIDGTVDGKDDTDNILILRIDDMRAPAEEPNH; from the coding sequence ATGTCATCAATCGAACTAACGTCGAGTCAGAAGACGATCCTCACGGCCCTCATCAACCTCCACCGTGAAACCGAAGACGCGGTCAAAGGGGAGGACATCGCCGAGGAAGTCGACCGGAACCCGGGGACGATCCGTAACCAGATGCAGAGTCTGAAAGCCCTTCAACTCGTCGAGGGGGTACCCGGGCCGAAAGGTGGCTACAAGCCGACGGCGAACGCCTACGAAGCACTCGACGTGGATCAGATGGACGAACCCGCCGCCGTCCCCCTCCTCCACAACGGCGAACCCGTCGACACCGCGAACGTCGGCGAAATCGATCTCTCCTCGGTCCACCACCCCGATCTGTGTCGCGCCGAGATTCACGTGCAGGGATCGGTTCGAGAGTTCCACGAGGGTGACAAGGTACGCGTCGGTCCCACGCCCCTCTCGAAACTCGTCATCGACGGGACGGTCGACGGCAAGGACGACACCGACAACATCCTCATCCTTCGCATCGACGACATGCGCGCGCCGGCGGAGGAGCCAAATCACTGA
- a CDS encoding NAD-dependent epimerase/dehydratase family protein, translated as MRGKRVLVTGGAGFIGSNLANHLAADNEVIALDDCHLGTPENLDGVDADGNASGPIEFVDGSVLDDDLPTDVDVVFHLAAYSSYTMVEENKREATRVNVEGFVNAVEQAREDGCDTVVYATTSSIYGSRTEPSPEDMDVEARTCYEASKLAREQYGEYFGNHYDMTLAGLRFFSVYQGYGGAEEHKGEYANTVAQFADDIANGEAPVLFGDGTQTRDFTHVDDVVRAIELAADHELHGIYNVGTGESYDFNTMVEMINDELGTDIQPEYIENPLPVYVHDTMADASKLREATGWEPEVSFEEGVARVCAPYRESPNATPDE; from the coding sequence ATGAGAGGCAAGCGTGTCCTCGTCACGGGCGGTGCGGGGTTCATCGGATCGAATCTGGCGAATCACCTGGCCGCCGACAACGAGGTAATCGCCCTCGACGACTGCCACCTCGGAACCCCCGAGAACCTGGACGGCGTCGACGCCGACGGGAACGCCAGCGGCCCGATCGAGTTCGTCGACGGGAGCGTCCTCGACGACGACCTGCCGACCGACGTGGACGTCGTCTTTCACCTCGCCGCCTACTCCTCCTACACGATGGTCGAGGAGAACAAACGCGAGGCCACGCGCGTCAACGTCGAGGGGTTCGTCAACGCGGTCGAACAGGCCCGCGAAGACGGCTGTGACACCGTCGTCTACGCCACCACCTCCTCCATCTACGGCTCCCGAACCGAGCCGTCACCCGAGGATATGGACGTCGAGGCGCGCACCTGCTACGAGGCGTCGAAACTCGCCCGCGAACAGTACGGCGAGTACTTCGGCAACCACTACGACATGACCCTCGCCGGCCTGCGTTTCTTCTCGGTCTATCAGGGCTACGGCGGCGCCGAGGAACACAAAGGCGAGTACGCCAACACCGTCGCGCAGTTCGCCGACGATATCGCGAACGGCGAGGCGCCCGTCCTCTTCGGTGACGGCACGCAGACACGCGATTTCACCCACGTCGACGACGTGGTGCGAGCCATCGAACTCGCCGCCGACCACGAGTTACACGGCATCTACAACGTCGGCACCGGCGAGAGCTACGACTTCAACACGATGGTCGAGATGATCAACGACGAACTCGGGACGGACATCCAGCCGGAGTATATCGAGAACCCGCTGCCCGTCTACGTCCACGACACGATGGCCGACGCGTCGAAGCTCCGCGAGGCGACGGGGTGGGAACCGGAGGTTAGTTTCGAGGAGGGCGTCGCGCGGGTGTGTGCGCCGTATCGAGAGAGCCCGAACGCGACGCCAGACGAGTAG
- the rocF gene encoding arginase, producing MSDTIRILGAPTDYGASRRGVDMGPSAIRYAGLAATLSTLGVDPLDAGDLSVPPVEADDPGRADAKYLPAIESVCTELADRVADALADGDRPLVLGGDHSVAIGSVVGSTRDADIGVLWFDAHGDLNTPATTPSGNVHGMALAALLGHGEFASMSWTGTGIDPENVALVGVRDLDPGEREAIRDHGITTFSISEIDRRGVTSVVEDALDVVTGRDGVHVSLDLDWIDPTEAPGVGTPVRGGVTYREAHAALERVADEATVRSLELVEVNPILDDHNRTAELAIELAASALGKQIL from the coding sequence ATGAGCGACACGATCCGCATCCTCGGCGCTCCCACCGACTACGGCGCGAGCCGCCGCGGCGTCGACATGGGCCCCTCGGCCATCCGCTACGCCGGCCTCGCGGCCACGCTGTCCACCCTCGGCGTCGACCCGCTGGACGCGGGCGACCTCTCGGTCCCACCGGTCGAGGCCGACGACCCCGGCCGCGCCGACGCGAAGTATCTCCCCGCCATCGAGTCCGTCTGCACCGAACTGGCCGACCGGGTGGCCGACGCCCTCGCTGACGGCGACCGACCGCTGGTGCTCGGTGGCGACCACTCCGTCGCCATCGGGAGCGTCGTCGGCTCAACCCGTGACGCCGACATCGGCGTCCTCTGGTTCGACGCCCACGGCGACCTGAACACGCCGGCGACGACGCCGAGCGGCAACGTTCACGGCATGGCTCTGGCCGCGCTCCTCGGTCACGGGGAGTTCGCGTCGATGTCGTGGACGGGAACGGGAATCGATCCCGAGAACGTCGCCCTCGTCGGCGTCCGCGACCTCGACCCCGGCGAGCGCGAGGCGATCCGCGACCACGGCATCACCACCTTCTCAATCTCCGAAATCGACCGCCGGGGCGTCACGAGCGTCGTCGAGGACGCCCTCGACGTTGTGACCGGTCGCGACGGCGTCCACGTCAGCCTCGATCTGGACTGGATCGACCCGACCGAGGCACCGGGCGTCGGGACACCCGTCCGCGGCGGCGTCACCTACCGCGAGGCGCACGCGGCGCTCGAACGGGTGGCCGACGAGGCGACAGTGCGGTCGCTCGAACTGGTGGAAGTGAACCCCATTCTCGACGACCACAACCGAACGGCGGAGTTGGCGATCGAACTCGCCGCGAGCGCGCTGGGAAAACAGATCCTGTAG
- the gyrA gene encoding DNA gyrase subunit A yields MSSDAPDQPDDVPARRIDTARIEQEMEQSYIDYAMSVIAGRALPDARDGLKPVHRRILYAMHEAGVTSRASHRKSSSVVGETMGDFHPHGDSAIYDALARMAQDFSMRAPLVDGQGNFGSIDGDPPAAMRYTEARMAPIAEELLADIEKDTVDFSPNYDGRKEEPDVLPAAFPNLLVNGSSGIAVGMSTNVPPHNLGEVIDATIHLIDNPDCAIEDLMDHVVAPDFPTGANIVGRNAIYKAYKTGRGRLRVRAEMEVTEDRIVVTELPYQANKARLIERIADDVNDGKLDGVRDLRDESDRDGIRIVIELKRGANPEVVENQLLESHLETTFGVINLALVDGQPKVLDLKETLSVYLDHRREVVRRRSQFELDEAEDRAHILEGRLTALENADQVVELIQDAKDRDAAKAALQAEFDFSTDQVEHIVAMQLGSLTSMEAAEIEDEYESVQERIERLTEILEDESELLGVIKDELREIKDEYADERRTRIIEDTGEVTDEDLIPQEDTLVVVSEDDYIKRMSLSAFRAQNRGGKGIIGADLKEGDRVSSVFLANTHDYLLCFTNHGQVYKLKTYQVPEMSRTARGKSAVNLLDLDDGEEIESVVDCENLEEGAGRYLTMATRKGRVKRTAVEEFGNILSTGIRAIRLAEGDALVDVELTDGDRDLIVATAGGMSIRFDESEVRPMGRNARGVGGIKLEGEDHVVGLAGVDSDDHSWVLTVTDNGYGKRTAIDAYRQQSRYGKGLIDIKTNERNGPACAIDAVAPGDHLVVMSEDGQIMRTPVEEISTVGRNTMGVIVMDLDAGDSVASVAVIPADRGDGADEADADAADSADA; encoded by the coding sequence ATGAGTTCGGACGCGCCCGACCAACCCGACGACGTGCCCGCGCGGCGCATCGACACCGCCCGCATCGAACAGGAGATGGAGCAGTCGTACATCGACTACGCGATGTCGGTCATCGCGGGTCGTGCCCTCCCCGACGCCCGCGACGGCCTCAAACCCGTCCACCGCCGCATCCTCTACGCTATGCACGAGGCGGGTGTCACCTCCCGTGCCTCCCATCGGAAGTCTTCCTCCGTGGTCGGAGAGACGATGGGTGACTTCCACCCGCACGGCGACTCCGCCATCTACGACGCCCTCGCGCGGATGGCACAGGACTTCTCGATGCGCGCACCCCTCGTGGACGGGCAGGGGAACTTCGGCTCCATCGACGGCGACCCGCCGGCGGCCATGCGGTACACCGAAGCGCGGATGGCGCCCATCGCCGAGGAACTGCTGGCCGATATCGAGAAAGACACCGTCGACTTCTCGCCCAACTACGACGGCCGCAAAGAGGAACCCGACGTGTTGCCGGCGGCGTTCCCGAATCTCCTCGTCAACGGCTCCTCGGGTATCGCCGTCGGGATGTCGACGAACGTTCCGCCGCACAACCTCGGTGAGGTGATCGACGCGACGATCCATCTCATCGACAACCCCGACTGCGCCATCGAGGACCTGATGGACCACGTCGTCGCACCCGACTTCCCGACCGGCGCAAACATCGTCGGCCGCAACGCCATCTACAAGGCGTACAAGACGGGGCGTGGCCGCCTGCGCGTCCGCGCCGAGATGGAGGTAACCGAGGACCGCATCGTCGTCACCGAACTCCCGTATCAGGCGAACAAGGCCCGCCTGATCGAGCGCATCGCCGACGACGTGAACGACGGCAAACTCGACGGCGTGCGTGACCTGCGCGACGAGTCCGACCGCGACGGCATCCGCATCGTCATCGAACTCAAGCGGGGTGCGAACCCCGAGGTGGTCGAGAACCAGTTGCTGGAATCGCATCTGGAGACGACGTTCGGCGTCATCAACCTCGCGCTGGTCGACGGTCAGCCCAAAGTGCTGGATCTCAAGGAGACGCTTTCGGTCTACCTCGACCACCGCCGCGAAGTCGTCCGACGCCGGAGCCAGTTCGAACTCGACGAGGCCGAGGACCGCGCCCACATTCTGGAAGGTCGCCTCACGGCGCTGGAGAACGCCGATCAGGTGGTCGAACTCATCCAGGACGCTAAGGACCGCGACGCCGCCAAGGCGGCGCTACAGGCCGAATTCGACTTCTCCACGGATCAGGTCGAACACATCGTCGCGATGCAACTCGGCAGCCTCACCTCGATGGAGGCCGCGGAAATCGAGGACGAGTACGAGTCGGTGCAGGAACGGATCGAACGCCTGACCGAGATTCTGGAAGACGAGTCGGAACTGCTCGGCGTCATCAAAGACGAACTCCGCGAGATCAAAGACGAGTACGCCGACGAGCGCCGCACCCGGATCATCGAGGACACGGGCGAGGTGACCGACGAGGACCTCATCCCGCAGGAGGACACCCTCGTCGTCGTCAGCGAGGACGACTACATCAAGCGGATGTCGCTGTCGGCGTTCCGCGCCCAGAACCGCGGCGGGAAGGGGATCATCGGCGCCGATCTCAAGGAGGGCGACCGGGTCTCCTCCGTCTTCCTCGCCAACACCCACGACTACCTGCTCTGTTTCACCAACCACGGGCAGGTGTACAAGCTGAAGACGTATCAGGTGCCTGAGATGAGCCGCACGGCCCGCGGCAAGTCGGCGGTGAACCTGCTGGATCTCGACGACGGCGAGGAGATCGAGTCCGTCGTCGACTGCGAGAACCTGGAGGAGGGTGCCGGTCGCTACCTCACGATGGCGACCCGGAAGGGCCGGGTGAAGCGGACGGCGGTCGAGGAGTTCGGCAACATCCTCTCGACCGGGATTCGTGCCATCCGGCTGGCGGAGGGCGACGCCCTCGTCGACGTGGAGCTGACCGACGGCGACCGCGATCTGATCGTCGCCACCGCCGGCGGCATGAGCATCCGCTTCGACGAGTCCGAGGTGCGGCCCATGGGCCGGAACGCCCGTGGCGTCGGCGGGATCAAGCTGGAAGGCGAGGATCACGTCGTCGGCCTCGCGGGTGTCGACTCCGACGACCACAGCTGGGTGCTCACCGTCACCGACAACGGCTACGGCAAGCGGACGGCGATCGACGCCTACCGCCAGCAGTCCCGGTACGGCAAGGGGCTGATCGACATCAAGACGAACGAGCGCAACGGGCCGGCGTGTGCCATCGACGCCGTCGCCCCCGGTGACCACCTCGTCGTCATGAGCGAGGACGGCCAGATCATGCGGACGCCCGTCGAGGAAATCTCGACGGTCGGGCGCAACACGATGGGTGTCATCGTGATGGATCTGGACGCCGGCGACTCGGTGGCGTCCGTGGCCGTGATCCCGGCGGACCGGGGTGACGGCGCGGACGAGGCGGACGCAGACGCCGCCGACTCCGCCGACGCCTGA
- the gyrB gene encoding DNA topoisomerase (ATP-hydrolyzing) subunit B — protein MADEQEYGAGQIQVLEGLQAVRKRPAMYIGSTDTRGLHHLVYEVVDNAIDEALAGYCDAIQVTVHDDGSVSVTDNGRGIPVDTHEQYDRPAVEVIMTVLHAGGKFDNKSYQVSGGLHGVGVSVVNALSQRLTVEIKRDGAVWHHEFEGGEPLADGFERVRDLDPDEDTGTTVRFWPDGDIFEHTNFSFDTLSTRLRELAFLNSGVEIGLTDERDGEAVSFRYEGGIREFVEYLNETKTALHDDVIYFEDEEDDIAVEVAMQATDELQGSIHAFANNINTREGGTHLTGFKTALTRVVNDYATDNGLLGDLDGTLKGEDVREGLTAVISVKHPDPQFEGQTKTKLGNSEVRGIVESAVHQELGTFFEENPGTAQAIVGKAVEAAKARQAAKKAEELTRRKSALESTALPGKLADCQSKDPSKSELFVVEGDSAGGSAKQGRDREFQAILPLKGKILNVEKHRLDRILENNEIRALITAIGTGIGEEFDIEDARYQRIILMTDADVDGAHIRTLLLTLLYRHMKPLLERGYVYAAQPPLYRVRYRGETYDAMSEEERDRIVEEKCNGNPDQVQRFKGLGEMNPDQLWETTMNPENRILKRITVEDAAAADRMFSILMGDAVEPRKQFIKEHAGDAEWVDI, from the coding sequence ATGGCTGACGAACAAGAGTACGGAGCCGGGCAGATACAGGTACTGGAGGGGCTCCAGGCAGTCCGGAAGCGTCCGGCGATGTACATCGGGTCGACCGACACGCGTGGTCTACATCATCTGGTCTACGAGGTCGTCGACAACGCCATCGACGAGGCGCTGGCAGGCTACTGTGACGCCATCCAGGTAACCGTCCACGACGACGGTTCGGTGAGCGTCACGGACAACGGCCGTGGCATTCCCGTCGACACACACGAGCAGTACGACCGGCCGGCGGTCGAGGTCATCATGACCGTCCTCCACGCCGGGGGGAAGTTCGACAACAAGTCCTACCAGGTGTCGGGGGGGCTCCACGGCGTCGGCGTCAGCGTCGTCAACGCGCTCTCCCAACGGCTGACGGTGGAGATCAAACGCGACGGTGCGGTCTGGCACCACGAGTTCGAGGGCGGCGAACCCCTCGCGGACGGCTTCGAACGCGTCCGCGACCTCGACCCCGACGAGGACACGGGGACGACCGTCCGCTTCTGGCCCGACGGCGACATCTTCGAACACACAAACTTCTCCTTCGACACGCTGTCGACGCGCCTGCGCGAACTCGCCTTCCTCAACTCCGGCGTCGAAATCGGCCTCACCGACGAACGCGACGGCGAGGCCGTCTCCTTCCGCTACGAGGGCGGCATTCGGGAGTTCGTGGAGTACCTCAACGAGACCAAGACCGCCCTCCACGACGACGTGATCTACTTCGAGGACGAGGAGGACGACATCGCTGTCGAGGTGGCGATGCAGGCCACCGACGAACTACAGGGCTCGATCCACGCCTTCGCCAACAACATCAACACGCGCGAGGGCGGCACCCACCTCACGGGCTTCAAGACGGCGCTCACGCGCGTCGTCAACGACTACGCGACCGACAACGGCCTGCTCGGTGACCTCGATGGGACCCTCAAAGGCGAGGACGTGCGCGAGGGGCTGACGGCCGTCATCTCCGTGAAACACCCGGACCCGCAGTTCGAGGGACAGACCAAGACCAAACTCGGCAACAGCGAGGTCCGAGGCATCGTCGAGAGCGCCGTCCACCAAGAGCTCGGCACCTTCTTCGAGGAGAATCCCGGCACGGCGCAGGCTATCGTCGGCAAGGCCGTCGAGGCCGCGAAAGCCCGACAGGCGGCCAAGAAGGCGGAGGAACTCACCCGCCGCAAGAGTGCGCTGGAATCGACCGCGCTCCCCGGCAAACTCGCCGACTGCCAGTCGAAAGATCCCAGCAAGTCCGAACTGTTCGTCGTCGAGGGCGACTCGGCCGGCGGCAGCGCCAAACAGGGCCGTGACCGCGAATTTCAGGCAATCCTCCCGCTGAAGGGGAAGATCCTGAACGTCGAGAAACACCGTCTCGACCGGATTCTGGAGAACAACGAGATTCGCGCGCTCATCACCGCCATCGGCACGGGCATCGGCGAGGAGTTCGACATCGAGGACGCCCGCTATCAGCGCATCATCCTGATGACCGACGCGGACGTGGACGGCGCCCACATCCGCACACTCCTCCTGACGCTCCTCTACCGGCACATGAAGCCACTGCTGGAACGCGGGTACGTCTACGCGGCTCAACCGCCGCTCTACCGCGTCCGCTACCGTGGCGAGACGTACGACGCCATGAGCGAGGAAGAGCGGGATCGGATCGTCGAGGAGAAATGTAACGGGAACCCCGATCAGGTCCAGCGGTTCAAGGGTCTCGGAGAGATGAACCCCGATCAGCTCTGGGAGACGACGATGAACCCCGAGAACCGAATCCTGAAGCGGATCACGGTCGAGGACGCCGCGGCCGCCGACCGGATGTTCTCCATCCTGATGGGTGACGCAGTCGAACCGCGAAAGCAGTTCATCAAAGAGCACGCTGGCGACGCGGAGTGGGTGGACATATGA